The following coding sequences are from one uncultured Bacteroides sp. window:
- a CDS encoding glycosyltransferase family 4 protein — translation MKVAIVTSGILPVPPIKGGAVENLVKFYLDYNEIRSGDIQFTVFSVYDNNISSKSLQEYKKTKFVFIKTHTYISKLRQFLLKWTKRNLYYHHSWEYFALKVSDRIRKDNFDVVVVENRPGFIFSLSNCSEAIFILHLHNDMLNRDTLFSSEILNSYASVLVVSKYIKQRVNSILPTDKVHVLYNGIELENFREVHKSDITRKNFNLSEDDFVVVYTGRIEAVKGIKELLDAFSYLINYEKIKLLIVGGGNRNIDESDFFLEMKNLSSSMLGKINFIGFQSYENIPAILNLCDIAVVPSIWEEPLSLTSLEDMATGLPLVVTRSGGIPEIVNEKCAIMIEKDDALSLNISKAILDLYHNEDKRRSMSEQAKIRSALFSKEKYALSFLEYIEQMLCP, via the coding sequence ATGAAAGTTGCAATTGTTACATCAGGAATATTGCCAGTACCTCCTATAAAAGGAGGAGCAGTTGAAAACTTAGTGAAATTTTATCTAGATTACAATGAAATTCGGAGCGGTGATATCCAATTTACAGTATTTAGTGTTTATGATAATAATATTTCTTCTAAATCACTTCAAGAATACAAAAAAACTAAATTTGTCTTTATCAAGACTCATACTTATATATCAAAATTAAGACAATTTTTATTGAAATGGACTAAGCGTAATTTATATTACCATCATTCTTGGGAATATTTTGCTTTAAAAGTTTCAGATAGGATTAGGAAAGATAACTTTGATGTCGTAGTTGTTGAAAATCGTCCAGGTTTTATTTTTTCTTTATCTAATTGTTCAGAGGCTATTTTTATTCTTCATTTACATAATGATATGCTAAATAGAGACACTCTATTTTCTTCTGAAATACTTAACTCTTATGCTTCGGTTCTTGTTGTTTCTAAATATATAAAGCAAAGAGTCAATTCTATTTTGCCTACAGATAAAGTTCATGTCTTATATAATGGAATTGAGTTAGAGAATTTCAGGGAGGTGCATAAATCAGATATAACTCGGAAAAATTTTAATTTATCCGAAGATGATTTCGTTGTAGTCTATACCGGTAGAATTGAAGCTGTAAAAGGTATAAAGGAATTGCTTGACGCTTTTTCGTATCTGATAAACTATGAGAAGATAAAGCTATTGATTGTTGGTGGTGGAAATAGAAATATAGATGAAAGTGATTTCTTTTTAGAAATGAAGAATTTATCTTCTTCTATGCTTGGTAAAATTAATTTTATAGGTTTTCAATCTTATGAAAATATTCCAGCCATATTGAATCTTTGTGATATAGCAGTTGTTCCTTCAATATGGGAAGAGCCTTTATCTTTGACATCATTAGAAGATATGGCTACTGGGTTGCCATTAGTGGTAACTAGATCAGGAGGGATTCCTGAAATTGTAAATGAAAAGTGTGCTATTATGATTGAAAAAGATGATGCTTTATCATTAAATATTTCAAAGGCAATCTTGGACTTATATCATAACGAAGATAAAAGGAGGAGTATGTCCGAACAGGCAAAAATACGTTCTGCTCTTTTTAGTAAGGAAAAATATGCTTTATCATTTCTTGAATATATAGAACAAATGCTTTGTCCTTAA
- a CDS encoding glycosyltransferase family 1 protein: protein MKALFLIFHGFEASNGISKKIFYQLKALEECDIDTHICYYNLNIQGHRKWMIDKEVLSDLGKGFLAKIKKRCYYNSIINYIKNEKISLVYIRSYHNANPFTIHLVKQIKENGAKVIMEIPTYPYDQEYIDKSMILELFIDKLFRKRLANNLNAIVTFSNEKIIFGQRTIRISNGIDFSAIKQKENVNDIQYELHLIGVAEVHYWHGFDRIIKGLGEFYRLNKNGYKVYFHIIGNLTGQREREEILTPLKQNKLEQFVILHGTKHGDELDDMFEQADFAIGSLGRHRSNISNIKTLKNREYAARGIPFIYSEIDDDFEKMPYILKASADDTPIDINKIVEFATTQKYTPFEIRNSIKHLSWKNQMEKVLNQL from the coding sequence ATGAAAGCACTTTTCCTTATTTTCCACGGCTTTGAAGCATCTAATGGTATCAGTAAAAAAATTTTCTATCAACTAAAAGCATTAGAAGAATGCGATATAGATACACACATTTGTTACTATAATTTAAACATTCAAGGTCATCGTAAATGGATGATAGACAAAGAAGTACTTTCAGATCTAGGCAAAGGCTTTTTGGCTAAGATTAAGAAAAGATGCTATTACAATAGTATTATTAACTATATTAAGAATGAAAAGATATCATTAGTATATATACGTTCTTATCACAATGCAAACCCTTTTACGATACATCTAGTAAAACAAATAAAAGAAAATGGGGCTAAAGTTATCATGGAGATTCCGACATACCCATATGATCAGGAATATATAGACAAAAGCATGATATTAGAACTCTTTATAGATAAGCTTTTTCGAAAAAGATTAGCAAACAATCTCAATGCTATTGTGACATTTTCAAATGAAAAAATAATATTTGGACAACGTACAATCCGTATTTCAAATGGGATTGATTTTTCCGCTATTAAGCAAAAAGAAAATGTAAATGATATACAATACGAACTTCATCTTATAGGTGTTGCAGAAGTGCATTACTGGCATGGCTTTGACAGAATTATTAAAGGTTTAGGAGAGTTTTACAGGTTAAATAAAAATGGATACAAAGTCTATTTTCATATAATAGGTAATCTCACAGGACAGAGAGAAAGAGAAGAGATATTAACTCCTTTGAAACAAAACAAGTTAGAACAATTCGTTATATTACATGGAACAAAACATGGTGATGAACTTGATGATATGTTTGAGCAAGCAGACTTTGCGATTGGCAGTCTAGGCCGTCATAGAAGTAATATCAGCAATATTAAAACATTGAAGAATAGAGAATATGCAGCACGAGGAATCCCTTTTATTTATTCAGAAATAGATGATGACTTTGAAAAAATGCCATATATACTCAAAGCATCAGCAGATGATACTCCTATAGACATTAATAAAATTGTTGAATTTGCAACAACACAAAAATATACTCCTTTTGAGATTCGAAATTCCATAAAGCATCTATCATGGAAAAATCAAATGGAAAAGGTTTTAAACCAATTATAA
- a CDS encoding glycosyltransferase family 2 protein, whose protein sequence is MTTLEILFWIFLFIIFYTYLGYGILLYILVKIKELFYKPTQPVLPATDNLPDVTLFIAAYNEEDQVNKKMQNSLDQNYPAEKLHITWITDGSNDSTNEKLKAWPQANILFQPKRQGKTMAINRGMRFIKTPIVIFTDANTMINKDAVIAIVKNFSNPKVGCVAGEKRIINQEEDNAAGGGEGIYWKYESTLKALDARLYSAVGAAGELFAIRRELFQEMKKDTLLDDFILSLRIAMQGYKIAYCSNAYACESGSANIKEEKKRKIRIAAGGLQSIWRLRGLLNPFKYGVLSFQYLSHRVLRWSITPILLFALLPLNIILLIQYKSPVMYGIILTLQVLFYLLAGYGEYLSNKEIKIKILFIPYYFFFMNISVLRSVPYLLRKPNKGVWEKAKRAK, encoded by the coding sequence ATGACAACCCTTGAAATATTATTTTGGATATTTTTATTCATCATTTTCTATACTTATTTAGGATATGGAATTTTACTTTATATATTAGTCAAGATCAAAGAGTTGTTTTATAAACCAACTCAACCAGTTCTACCCGCTACCGATAACTTGCCTGACGTCACTCTCTTTATAGCTGCTTATAACGAAGAGGATCAGGTAAATAAGAAAATGCAGAATAGCTTAGATCAGAATTATCCGGCAGAGAAACTGCATATTACTTGGATAACAGATGGTAGCAATGATAGCACTAATGAAAAACTAAAAGCATGGCCTCAAGCCAACATACTTTTTCAACCTAAAAGACAAGGTAAAACAATGGCAATAAACCGAGGTATGCGATTCATAAAGACACCAATCGTCATATTCACAGATGCCAACACCATGATAAACAAAGATGCGGTTATAGCTATTGTTAAAAACTTTTCTAATCCTAAAGTTGGATGTGTAGCAGGAGAAAAGCGTATTATTAATCAAGAAGAAGACAACGCTGCAGGTGGCGGTGAAGGTATCTATTGGAAATACGAATCTACTCTCAAAGCGTTAGATGCTCGACTATATTCCGCTGTAGGAGCAGCAGGAGAACTTTTTGCTATACGCCGGGAATTATTTCAGGAAATGAAAAAAGATACGCTATTAGACGATTTCATTTTATCACTGCGAATAGCTATGCAGGGATATAAGATAGCCTACTGTAGCAATGCCTATGCTTGCGAATCAGGATCAGCAAACATAAAAGAAGAAAAAAAAAGAAAAATACGTATCGCCGCCGGAGGTCTTCAGTCTATATGGCGACTACGCGGATTACTAAACCCATTTAAATATGGTGTATTGAGTTTCCAATACCTATCTCATCGAGTATTAAGATGGTCAATAACACCTATTTTACTGTTTGCTTTATTACCCCTGAATATAATTCTACTCATTCAATATAAGTCACCAGTAATGTATGGAATCATATTAACATTACAAGTATTATTTTATCTATTAGCTGGATATGGAGAATATTTATCTAATAAAGAAATTAAAATTAAAATTCTTTTTATACCCTATTACTTTTTCTTTATGAACATTAGTGTATTAAGAAGTGTTCCCTATCTACTTCGGAAGCCAAACAAAGGAGTATGGGAGAAAGCAAAAAGAGCAAAATAA
- a CDS encoding sugar transporter has product MAKSRLQKSILNARIGLFFYFITLVLSFFSRKIFLECLGAEFIGLTGTLQNILGFLNLAELGIGTCISFFLFKPIQKENKIKIIEIMSIFGYLYRKIGIIIAIGGVLTSISFIFIFKNTMFNMAIIYFSFASYLGSSLIGYFINYKQILLGADQKNYIVSAYIQTINIIKIILQISLAYNYKNLYLWVATEFIFGVVICVTLNWKINKEYPWLKTNIKDGKLLLKKYPEILTNTKQIFIHQIKDFLLSKSDGIMIFAFVSLKMVAFYGNYTMIIYKLITMINTTLDGVSAGVGNLVAEGNKKNIMKVFWELMSIRYFIAGVIVFSLYHLMDPFIIWWLGAEYQLSHTILILLLINFFIMQTRGVVDIFNHSHGLYSDTWSAWAEGIINIVVTIIAATKWGIIGILLGKVTSISLIVVLWKPYYLFTKGLKISIKTYWAGTIRYYVAFIISFVSISIASKFLPFNPKENIQKLFIYGTFTIIPFTLLYFSTILFATLGMKDVIKRFFIFKKLFKNK; this is encoded by the coding sequence ATGGCTAAATCGCGGTTACAAAAAAGTATTCTTAATGCACGAATAGGACTGTTTTTCTATTTTATAACATTAGTCTTATCTTTCTTTTCCCGAAAAATATTTTTGGAATGTTTAGGCGCAGAGTTTATAGGACTTACTGGCACATTACAAAATATTTTAGGATTTTTAAACCTTGCAGAACTAGGTATTGGAACATGCATAAGTTTCTTCTTGTTCAAACCAATACAAAAAGAAAATAAGATTAAAATTATTGAGATAATGTCCATTTTCGGTTATCTATACCGTAAGATAGGGATAATTATTGCGATAGGAGGAGTACTAACAAGCATTTCATTTATATTTATTTTCAAGAACACCATGTTTAACATGGCAATCATTTATTTCTCATTTGCCTCCTATTTAGGTTCTTCTTTAATAGGCTACTTCATTAACTACAAACAAATATTACTAGGAGCAGACCAAAAAAATTATATTGTATCAGCCTATATTCAAACAATAAATATTATTAAAATAATACTGCAAATTTCATTGGCATACAACTATAAAAATTTATATCTATGGGTTGCTACTGAATTTATATTTGGAGTCGTTATATGTGTGACATTAAACTGGAAAATAAACAAAGAGTACCCTTGGCTAAAGACTAACATCAAAGATGGGAAATTATTATTAAAGAAATATCCAGAAATACTAACCAACACAAAACAAATTTTCATACATCAGATTAAGGATTTTCTTCTTAGCAAAAGTGATGGAATAATGATATTTGCCTTTGTTTCACTAAAAATGGTAGCTTTCTACGGAAATTATACTATGATAATTTATAAGCTAATAACCATGATAAACACAACTCTAGACGGTGTGAGTGCTGGAGTGGGCAATTTAGTAGCGGAAGGAAATAAAAAAAATATAATGAAAGTCTTTTGGGAATTAATGTCCATTCGTTATTTTATTGCTGGAGTTATAGTATTCTCACTCTATCATTTAATGGACCCTTTTATTATATGGTGGCTAGGAGCAGAATATCAGTTAAGCCACACAATTCTAATTCTTTTATTAATCAACTTTTTTATTATGCAAACCCGTGGAGTAGTTGATATCTTCAATCATTCTCATGGTTTATATTCGGACACTTGGTCAGCTTGGGCTGAAGGCATCATAAATATAGTAGTCACAATAATAGCAGCGACTAAATGGGGAATTATAGGTATTTTACTCGGTAAAGTTACTAGCATTAGTCTTATTGTTGTATTATGGAAACCATACTATTTATTTACCAAAGGGTTGAAAATTTCAATAAAAACCTATTGGGCTGGAACAATTAGATATTATGTAGCATTTATAATATCATTTGTTTCAATTAGTATTGCCTCTAAATTTCTCCCTTTTAACCCGAAAGAAAATATCCAAAAACTATTTATATATGGAACTTTTACTATTATTCCATTTACCTTATTATATTTTTCAACAATATTGTTTGCAACATTAGGTATGAAAGATGTTATTAAAAGATTCTTCATATTTAAAAAATTATTTAAGAATAAATAG
- a CDS encoding glycosyltransferase family 2 protein has translation MMKKLSIITINYNNSKGLEKTIESIIKQTYLEYEYIIIDGGSTDNSINIIKKYANKIDYWISEPDKGIFNAMNKGIEQATGEYCNFMNSGDCFHTNDVFEKVVPLLNKDIVTGKYIFGNQPHPWGAIATISMLDFVKGGICHQSAFIRRDLFKDNCYDENFKIVSDSKFFIDALIFKNCSYTNVDIIIADFDASGISSISSELNEIERARILREYLPERIYIDYMRFAKADSPLLELTPLFNKTNGFQKLIFHVVSFLIKMRSLLLRTKHLFYIFKK, from the coding sequence ATGATGAAAAAACTATCAATTATAACAATCAATTATAACAATAGCAAAGGTTTAGAAAAAACTATTGAAAGTATAATTAAACAAACTTATTTAGAATATGAATACATTATTATTGACGGTGGGTCAACTGATAACAGCATCAATATCATAAAGAAATATGCAAATAAAATAGATTATTGGATATCCGAGCCAGACAAAGGAATTTTTAATGCAATGAACAAAGGAATTGAACAAGCTACTGGAGAATATTGTAATTTTATGAATTCAGGCGATTGCTTCCATACGAATGACGTTTTTGAAAAAGTTGTTCCTCTACTCAATAAAGATATAGTCACTGGAAAATATATTTTTGGCAACCAACCACATCCTTGGGGAGCAATTGCTACAATATCAATGCTTGACTTTGTAAAGGGAGGTATCTGCCATCAATCTGCATTTATAAGAAGAGACTTATTTAAAGACAATTGTTATGATGAAAATTTCAAAATAGTATCGGATTCAAAATTCTTCATTGATGCTTTAATCTTCAAAAACTGCTCTTACACAAATGTGGATATAATTATCGCAGATTTCGATGCTTCAGGTATTAGTTCTATCTCTTCTGAATTGAATGAGATAGAAAGAGCCAGAATATTGAGAGAATATCTACCGGAAAGAATATATATTGACTATATGAGATTTGCTAAAGCAGATTCACCTTTATTAGAACTTACACCATTATTTAATAAAACAAATGGCTTCCAAAAATTGATATTCCATGTCGTATCCTTTCTTATAAAAATGAGAAGTCTCTTATTAAGGACAAAGCATTTGTTCTATATATTCAAGAAATGA
- a CDS encoding glycosyltransferase family 2 protein — MPWYTKYIEVYEKPILSVAQVILAEVKKKLKEKQCEDPLISVVLIAHNEESRLLSCLWSLCDNKCNLPFEILAVNNCSTDQTAKVLDTLGVKWFDEKQKGPGHARQCGLNHARGKYHLCIDADTIYPPHYVQTHIEQLMKPNISCTFSLWSFMPSQEKSPIGLFIYESLRDIYLRFQFIKRPELCVRGMTFGFKTEYARKIGFRTDILRGEDGSMALEMKKYGKLVFITSKKARVITGYGTVGTEGSLLKSFIKRLIKAIKNISGLFIKKDQYKDQDNNLIK, encoded by the coding sequence ATGCCATGGTATACAAAATATATTGAAGTTTACGAAAAGCCCATCTTATCAGTTGCGCAAGTGATATTAGCAGAGGTTAAAAAGAAGTTAAAAGAGAAGCAATGCGAAGATCCTTTAATATCGGTAGTGCTCATCGCTCACAACGAGGAGAGCCGATTATTATCATGCCTATGGTCACTTTGTGATAATAAATGTAACCTGCCCTTTGAAATTTTAGCTGTAAATAACTGTTCTACCGATCAAACTGCAAAAGTACTAGACACTCTTGGAGTTAAATGGTTTGACGAAAAACAGAAAGGTCCCGGACATGCCAGACAGTGTGGTTTGAACCATGCCAGAGGTAAATATCATCTATGCATAGATGCAGATACAATATATCCCCCTCATTACGTCCAAACACACATAGAGCAATTAATGAAGCCCAATATATCCTGCACCTTTAGTTTATGGAGCTTCATGCCATCTCAGGAAAAATCACCCATCGGACTTTTCATATACGAAAGTCTTAGAGATATATATTTACGCTTTCAATTCATAAAAAGACCGGAGTTATGTGTTCGAGGTATGACATTTGGATTCAAAACCGAATATGCGCGTAAAATTGGGTTCCGCACAGACATACTACGAGGGGAAGATGGTAGCATGGCATTAGAGATGAAAAAATATGGAAAATTAGTTTTCATTACCAGCAAAAAAGCACGAGTAATTACGGGTTATGGTACTGTGGGTACTGAAGGGTCTTTATTAAAAAGCTTTATCAAACGATTAATAAAAGCAATAAAAAATATAAGTGGACTATTCATTAAAAAAGATCAATACAAAGACCAAGACAATAATCTTATAAAATGA
- a CDS encoding glycosyltransferase family 4 protein, which yields MNKKLKLAYCIPSLYYPSGMERALTIKANYLAEYLEYEIHIILTDGKNKVPYYPLFPTIKTHQLDINYDHLYGLPLHKRAIKYLKKQHQLKARLNKCLNEISPDITISLLRRDINVINRMTDGSIKIGEIHFNKSNYREFSDNKIPSFLQKIVRHYWMKQLINQLRKLKKFIVLSDEDAREWTELNNTAVIYNALPFFPDSVSKCQKKRIIAVGRYMPQKGFDRLIDAWSMVNRKHPDWVLNIYGDGMRSELEEQIKALQLEKSCILNHSTPDIVDKYLESSIFVLSSRYEGFGLVITEAMACGVPPVSFACPCGPRDIICNGEDGLLVEDGNIEELANKICYLIENTDIRKKMGVKARHNVERFKIENIAKQWDDLFRSLKNS from the coding sequence ATGAATAAGAAACTAAAACTGGCATATTGCATTCCCTCTTTATATTATCCTAGTGGGATGGAACGTGCGTTAACCATAAAAGCAAATTATCTAGCTGAATATTTAGAATATGAAATACATATAATATTAACAGATGGCAAAAATAAAGTGCCTTACTATCCCCTATTCCCAACTATAAAAACACATCAGCTAGATATCAATTACGATCACTTGTATGGTTTACCTTTGCATAAGCGAGCTATAAAATATCTAAAAAAGCAACATCAACTTAAAGCACGTTTGAATAAATGTCTAAACGAAATATCTCCGGACATTACCATATCTTTACTAAGGCGAGATATAAATGTGATAAATAGGATGACAGATGGAAGCATAAAAATAGGTGAAATCCATTTTAATAAATCAAACTACAGAGAATTTAGTGACAACAAAATACCTTCATTTCTTCAAAAGATAGTTCGACACTATTGGATGAAGCAGTTAATTAATCAGTTACGTAAACTAAAAAAATTCATTGTATTAAGTGATGAAGACGCTAGAGAATGGACAGAGTTAAACAATACCGCAGTTATATATAACGCACTCCCCTTCTTTCCTGACAGTGTTTCCAAATGTCAAAAGAAACGCATCATTGCAGTTGGGCGATATATGCCTCAAAAAGGGTTTGACAGACTAATTGATGCATGGAGCATGGTGAACCGAAAACACCCTGACTGGGTCCTCAATATATACGGCGACGGAATGCGTAGTGAATTGGAAGAACAAATAAAAGCACTACAGTTAGAAAAAAGCTGCATTCTAAATCACAGCACCCCTGATATTGTCGACAAATATTTAGAAAGTTCCATTTTTGTACTTTCATCCAGATATGAAGGTTTTGGACTTGTCATCACCGAAGCGATGGCATGTGGTGTTCCCCCTGTCTCATTTGCCTGCCCTTGTGGTCCACGTGATATCATCTGCAACGGTGAAGACGGTTTATTAGTAGAAGACGGCAACATAGAAGAATTAGCCAATAAAATATGTTATCTAATTGAAAATACAGATATTCGTAAAAAAATGGGTGTAAAAGCTCGACATAATGTCGAACGGTTTAAAATAGAAAACATAGCTAAACAGTGGGACGATTTATTTAGAAGTTTGAAAAATTCATAA
- a CDS encoding response regulator — MKRILHDATYSERILQMTADTMLLINAEGVCQDIKTYSDLWFLQEDRLIGKNIFEILPKHTFKKIYPEFKRVLHNKVTISKNFKLPLEKETFYFKCIMYPFEDMVLCQYRDITERCNIRLELEKANQKLKGTQELALIGQWLYKKSDHTITYHGHTNILATEQIQKINFEDYLKTLAEEDRDGLREWLFTNEGISDKISFEFRVYHMGETKYLKVQKLNVKLDKNGEIATIEGYAQNITDIKRQKSDINILTKAINNANEDIFAAREDGTLIFTNRKFREHRQISEHVDITKIKIYELSLGSIEKDKWTRIFASTTVGSSKSFVTYSPFKNNNKILAFEETVYCVTNDAGEKSIWVFGHDISERIKHESEVKRLNMIMDITMKSLPASIVVKDVNNGFKYIYRNKEANYRTIKDYNTAVGKTDFDYHPFNEAQEKRALDIEITKTGKIIHDIIERIDEYGKPIILDRQKMLIESKDFSPIIINIEWNITQQEIMKREILASKEKAEISDKLKSAFLANMSHEIRTPLNAIVGFSRIIADCENAQDRMEYYNIVDANNERLLELIDEILDLSKIESGIVEFTLGEVKLHTLCREIYDAHVFRCPNGVELVFEDSNTELALISDKNRIFQVLSNLIGNAFKFVKTGSVKYGYKKEGESVMFYVKDTGIGISKEKISKVFNRFVKVNNFAQGTGLGLAICKTIVERLGGTISAESILGQGSTFTFTLPCEKVKEENNNKETKGTNVENKLSNLHKYDATPTILIAEDTDSNYDLLKAILGKTYNVLRAKDGVEAIQMYDEGKPDLILMDIKMPNMDGLSATKEIRKQSSHIPIIALSAYAYAYDKEAARKAGCNEFLTKPFSQALLKETLTKWLSNS, encoded by the coding sequence ATGAAAAGAATATTACATGATGCCACATATTCCGAGAGAATACTGCAAATGACTGCTGATACGATGCTCCTGATTAATGCAGAAGGAGTATGTCAAGATATCAAGACTTATAGTGATCTATGGTTTTTACAAGAAGATAGATTAATAGGTAAAAATATATTTGAAATACTACCAAAACATACATTCAAAAAAATATACCCCGAATTTAAACGCGTACTCCACAATAAAGTTACTATATCTAAAAATTTCAAACTTCCATTAGAAAAAGAAACGTTCTATTTCAAATGCATTATGTATCCTTTTGAAGATATGGTTCTATGCCAATACCGTGACATAACTGAACGATGTAATATCAGGTTAGAGCTAGAAAAAGCAAATCAAAAATTAAAAGGAACGCAAGAATTAGCACTTATAGGTCAATGGCTATACAAAAAATCAGATCATACAATCACTTATCATGGGCATACAAACATTTTAGCAACAGAGCAAATTCAGAAAATTAATTTTGAAGACTATCTCAAAACACTAGCAGAAGAAGACAGAGATGGATTACGCGAATGGTTGTTCACCAATGAAGGCATTTCAGATAAAATTAGTTTTGAGTTTAGAGTGTATCACATGGGAGAAACGAAGTATCTGAAAGTCCAAAAACTAAATGTCAAACTTGATAAAAATGGAGAAATCGCTACTATTGAAGGATATGCTCAAAACATCACAGATATAAAAAGGCAAAAGAGTGATATTAATATACTTACCAAAGCAATCAACAATGCTAATGAAGATATTTTTGCAGCTAGAGAAGACGGCACTTTAATATTTACAAATAGAAAATTTAGAGAACACCGTCAGATTTCAGAACATGTTGATATAACCAAAATCAAAATATACGAACTTTCTCTAGGCAGCATAGAGAAAGATAAATGGACTAGAATATTTGCCTCTACGACCGTTGGAAGTAGCAAAAGTTTTGTCACTTACTCTCCTTTCAAGAATAATAATAAAATACTTGCATTTGAAGAAACCGTATACTGCGTAACTAATGACGCCGGAGAAAAAAGTATTTGGGTTTTCGGACATGACATATCAGAACGAATCAAACATGAGTCTGAAGTGAAAAGGCTCAATATGATTATGGATATTACGATGAAAAGCCTTCCGGCAAGCATTGTCGTAAAAGATGTAAATAATGGCTTTAAATATATATATCGAAATAAAGAAGCAAATTATAGAACAATCAAAGACTACAATACGGCAGTAGGTAAAACAGACTTTGACTACCATCCTTTCAATGAAGCACAAGAAAAAAGAGCATTAGATATTGAGATCACAAAAACAGGGAAAATTATTCATGATATTATTGAAAGAATAGATGAATATGGAAAACCTATCATATTAGACAGACAAAAAATGCTCATTGAAAGTAAAGACTTCTCACCTATCATCATAAACATTGAGTGGAATATCACTCAACAAGAGATAATGAAGAGAGAAATATTGGCTTCAAAAGAAAAAGCTGAAATATCCGATAAATTGAAATCAGCATTTCTTGCTAACATGAGCCATGAGATACGAACACCATTAAATGCTATTGTAGGTTTCTCAAGAATCATAGCCGATTGCGAAAATGCTCAAGACAGAATGGAATATTACAATATTGTTGACGCAAACAATGAGCGACTTCTTGAACTGATTGATGAAATATTAGATTTGTCAAAAATAGAATCAGGTATTGTAGAATTCACATTAGGAGAAGTTAAACTACATACATTATGCCGCGAGATCTATGATGCACACGTTTTTCGCTGCCCCAATGGAGTTGAATTAGTCTTTGAAGACTCAAACACGGAGTTAGCATTAATATCTGATAAGAACCGGATATTTCAAGTTTTATCCAATCTAATAGGGAATGCATTTAAATTTGTAAAAACAGGTAGCGTAAAATATGGATATAAGAAAGAAGGTGAATCTGTCATGTTTTACGTAAAAGATACAGGCATTGGCATATCAAAAGAAAAAATAAGTAAAGTCTTTAATCGCTTTGTAAAAGTGAATAACTTTGCCCAAGGAACAGGCTTAGGACTTGCAATATGCAAAACAATAGTAGAACGACTTGGAGGTACAATATCTGCAGAGTCAATATTAGGACAAGGTTCTACTTTTACATTTACTCTACCTTGCGAAAAAGTAAAAGAAGAAAATAACAACAAAGAAACAAAAGGAACCAACGTGGAAAATAAACTAAGTAATCTACATAAGTATGATGCTACTCCTACAATCTTAATTGCAGAAGATACAGACAGTAACTATGATCTATTAAAAGCTATATTGGGTAAAACCTACAATGTATTACGTGCTAAAGACGGCGTTGAAGCCATACAAATGTACGATGAAGGCAAGCCGGACTTAATTTTAATGGATATAAAAATGCCTAATATGGACGGGCTAAGTGCCACTAAAGAAATCAG